Below is a genomic region from Thunnus thynnus chromosome 22, fThuThy2.1, whole genome shotgun sequence.
ACGAAGAGGTTTCTCTGTGTGACTGAGGAACACTTTCAGAATGTATTTTAtccaaaaacactgcaaacacattttgctaaaatgttttattgtctttatttccatattatttacatttattcttgTGAATTGTTGACAAGCAAAGTTGTACTTCActattttttactctttattttagagtacacacaaacactctccaCATTGTCCTCTCGGTGGTGTCGTTCACTGTTCCTGTTCAGACTCAGAGCAGCATAATGGAGATTGTTTGCATCTTGGCTCTGGTaatgacaaataaacaataggaaataatgaaagaaatatAAGTGGAACAaatatgatggttgtttctatAGGAATGAATTTGGCTTTTCATTATACATTCATTTCACCTACCGCAACGTCAGAGGCTGCAGAACATGTCAGATGAGAAACAGTTCCTGTGAATCAGAATAGAGGAATGATCAAGCCAGGTCAACACGGCAACATTTTGAAAACCTTGATTTTGAAAATCTTACCATGGCAGACAGAGCACAGGTTTTTCTTCAACATGTGCACAATGAAAACCAAGACAAGGAGCACAATAATGAAAACTGCCAATGCCACACTCAGACAATACACCAGGAGAATGGAAACTCCTAACATGCAATCAAGAGAAGAGATACATCAAATCCCATTTCATATACAAGAGTTCATTCATGACTTcttcaaaatggaaaaaaaacaatgttatgcAACATCAGCTGCCACCACATACCTGCAATCTCGATTTCTGTTCCATTTCCGAAAACAATCTCCCCACAGGAGGacagagcacagtagtagatCCCAGCATCAGAGGAGCTCACAGACTTTATAGAAAGGTTTAAAGTGCAACTTTTTGTGACAGACTCTTCATTGGAGATGTTCTTGCATTGTCCTGTTCTGGGGTATATGACTGCAGGCTGAGACGCACCATGTCTGAACCAGTAGAAGCTCTGCTCCCCTACACATGGTTTGGCATGTACTGTGCAGCTCAAATTTGCAGAGTCTCCTGACTGAAGTGGCTGTAATGATGGCTGATGGACAGCAGCTTGGATGTTGGACAGTGATGTTTTGACATGAAGGAAAGCTCCTTGTCCAAATTCAATTGCGTTGAATGCTAAAATCCCACAGTAATATGTAGCTGAATCCGACAGGCGAAGGTCTGTGATTATAAGATGATTGATACTTTCTCCACTTTTTGCAAGAACTTGAAACCTCTCCTTAAACTCGGGGGAGATCTCTGCTTCTGTCCTATGCTTCATCCGTGATGATATGAGCTGAGGTTTACCTCCCAATGTTTGCTGGTACCAGAAGATAAAAGTTACAGAATTTTCCTGACAGAGGCATTGCAAAGTAATATTTCCCCCAACTTTGGCTGTTTTGACACCACTATCCTGAATTACACTTGAGATCTTGTGAACAGCCGGTACATGACCTgcataaagaaacaaaatatatgaattatactttcaaaaccacaaaatcCCTCAAAATTATATTCCTACAAGTAGAAATGGTgagaaaaagtgtaaaatactCACATAATTGACTGAGAAATACAAGTAGAATGCAAAGTGGCATCATCTCTGAAGCTCTGCagtctgtgtgctgtgttttgaCGAATGCACCCAACTCTTATAGGAGACGAAGGCTGTTTGTGATTGGCTAAGGTGACTGGTTTGGTCTAGAGTCAGACTTGcgatttgtttttttccaaaagatCAATGTGATCAGGTGACCAGAGGTGTAATTGGTGCTGGTCGAGTTTGTTTGGGTATATTCTTGTTGCTGTACACTGGAGGACAGCAGGTGTGACAACATGCTTGTATACTATGAAAAGGAAATTCCCTTAAGTCCATTTTTGAATGGAGGCGTGGAGGTTGGGTGTTTCACAATATACACTGTGCTTAGAGGTGATTTATTTCCATTTGGAAAAACATGCGGTATTCTTCAGTCATGACACAggtttgttctgtttgttaGATTTAGGTGTGCATATATGATTATTTATAGGATTACTAGGATTACTTATTACCACCAGTGGTGAAAGATCAAAGTGACTTTATCTATTTGAGGcattatattatgtataatgGTTATCACTAAATGCCAAATGCAGTATTCAAAAAATCTCTGCAagtagaaagaagaagaaggttaagataaaaaaaagggaagaaaaggaAGCAAGCGCTAACCTCAGAGCCTGCACTCTGAGATAGCCTCACTTCCATTCCTATTCTATACACACAATTATATGTAGGCATATCACACTctgggccctattttaatgatctaaagCGCACGGTCTGAAGCGCAattgcatttagggtgtgtccaaatccacttttgctattttaacggcgGAAAAATGGTCAAAGGGGCTCAAAGGGGTTGTCCTTATTAATCATGGATGTGTTttcggcgtaacatgcaataaaccaatcacagtgtcatctcccattccctttcagagccaggtgcgcttgcaccttggcggattgctattatgatggcGCATTTGCCGCGTAGTAAGAAGGAACACTTCTCTGCAGTGGAAACAGATCTGCTTGTGCGCAAAGTGAAAGTGCATGATCCATAACGAGTACActggcctctgctgctcctggaccctcctaTGGTCAGccacagaccaccagtttaagatcctgttcattaatttgttgcaaatttatcttcgtttggtttttgaaaaggtttatttttttaattacagctctagtttctttaaaattgttttgttcagtcatggagtaacaggtcaaatcagcggggttttaattgttgaaagtatggaaacctgatcactgtactctcagaaatgtcagaatatttgttaaatattgttcaaaaattgaATCactaattttaatcatgtaaataataattaacacaattattaggacttgatcagctctccaaggtccTGATCCTGccgctggcagcagctagaagctgtgcagatttatttccttctttagtttaatcattgttttcacctcatttatttccttatgtgttcctcatgtcatcatgtattgatgctgcaggaaagtcgatctgtgtttGATCCGTTGTTGTCCGCCTGTTTAAATACCTATGTGTATTGCcacaatttggtcaaataattaaacaatttaatgcatcattactgcgattagttaattctgataaatattatgacaaagcattatgacatgtattttttaaaatatatcaatatattaatatacacaataataatctttcacttttatttgttaccttttgcatgtttgtacgCTGCTgcgtgtcctgtgtgtgtaacaagcagagtgtatgttgtgcacccACCTCTGTAGGTGCATATTACTATCTTGATAATGTGCCCTtataataacagtgaaacactgcgccattgacttgaatgtgcctgaccacaccttactTTTAGACCAACATGCCCATGGGCGCACTGATGGGTGCAAGTAccattgctattttaacaacatGGGCACTGGACGGGAGAATGACAACTGCATCggtcttaaaatagcaaagagactTGCACTGTGCTTAGCACCGCTCTGCGGCaggcgtaagatagggccctCTGTGTTGATGGGTTTCGCAATGTTctctcaaaaacacaaaccaaaaaatgtcaacctcatggtggcagtAGAGGAagagtcaggggatcaccaaagtcagtgggcttcatcttctggggaccatgaatgtttgtgcGACATTTCATGGCCATCCAAAGACCATGTGGTGGACCAACTGAGCCAACGTTGCCATCCTTAGAGCCAAACTACTAGCGTGATTAAAAACATAACTATACTCTTAATGACTCAAATGAGTTCCTGTTGTGGAAAGTAGACAGCTAACTTTTATTATGCTAGTAACACAACTGTCTGAGATAGCTGGTTTTACTGCTTGTAACGAGATAAAGTGgacaattttatgttttatcatgCCTACTATAAATCACATACAATGTTTTCTAATCATTTTCTAAAACATACCATAGTGCTTTAGActgacaaatgtgtttttgctgcCCATACATCTGCTGGTTTTCAACCAGTTCTTCATGAACTAACTTCATTAGTTCATGAAGCTTGGATTTAGTTTTGTCAGAATTACATCATTTTGGCATGGTAATTCAATTGGAAGTaagatttgttttcaaaatgatGCCCAGGTATAGTGGTGCATTCAAGTGCAGGCTTTGGAAAGAGGGTGGTAGTAATTCAAAATAGCACATGACCTGAAACATACAAAAATCCAGGTACTGTCCTCTAAACATTAGCTGCTACAGAGGGCTGAATGCTGTGTAATGGACTCAGGGTACTTGACTGTACCACGTGGTTAAAAGATCTCACTGCTCATGTACACTTgtgtgtctgtactgtacaATTGTGTAGGAGCTTGTGTTTCTGTTGGAGTGAGAAAGAAATGGTCTGGTTGTTATCAGATATCTGCATCTGTTCTCACGTTTTAAGTAcaatttagtattttttattcCCTCAGCCTCACCCTGAAAGATGTAACAGCACTGTCAACTCATGCAGAAGACCTTTGCCTAGCAGAAGCAGGCTGCTGTGTGTGACTCAAACATGTCTTTTGATCTTTGTGGTCTGTACATACATGCTTTAACAAAGCTGTGGTGAAAGAAGAAGGCTGTTTACTCAGTAGAGATGAGCCATTACTGACTGACACTCTTCTCACTTGAACCCATACTTCCTGAGAAGTGACAGTAGGACGGCCTAATCTTGAGTGTTTCTCAGATGAGTCAAAGCTAAACTGAAACAACAAACCATACACCCAACAATGAAGAAATTAAATGGTGCTTTATATTAACACATTTcttaaagaaaagcaaaaaaggtAGAGATGGATTACTGAGAGTTAATATTAACTGTGGTTTCAGTGTGTTAAGCATGTAGCTGTTTGCCAAGCACAACTCTGCACTGTGTTATGTCTTCAATGTTATTTCAAGGTCATTTGGAGCTAAGTGCTCACTACTGACATGTTTGTGCTGCACCTCTGAAAAAAGGGTGTTTGGAGGACTCTTTTACTTTAGTTTGgtactttgcttttttattttggttcaCATTAAGTTTGACTTTCTTCGGTTGATGCTCTTATTATTAGTCAGCTCAGCTTTCATTATACAACCAGCTCctcctttatttattcaaaacaaATACCTTTGACCTGCAGAGTCTCCTTCCTCCACAGGGCCACACAGAGTTGCTGCATGCATGGTTGTAACCTTGACAAGTGCAGATGATGTTAAAGCTATGGTATCATCTGGAGCTGATTTTGTGAAATGACTTAGGAGGCAGCTCATGTAATTAATGTGTATCCTTGAAGTCTAATAAATATGTCAAATGCATTTCATTCCACATCAAAAATTTGAAAGccaattttttaaatattttgaatgcatgcattgtttacatgtttgcGTGCCAACACTCTTCTTATTCCTTGCCTTTGTTGGCACATACATTTCTAGACGTGTTATTGCTGCCAACTGATGATCAGTGGATTAGTGTGAAACTGACAGCAGGATGTGAGTTGCACCACTCTCATGGGTACATGTACGTCCTTGTGTGAAGGCACAATACAAATTAAACAAGGACCAACTGCTAAAAACTTTAGAACAAAACACTAtcacataacatttttttgtgtggtttgtgtgttttctacagTATGCTTGAACATTCCACATCCAAACCACAACTGAAGACTCTTTATCACAGAAGTATATGCTATTATATACAATTTTTATAGAGGCTATTTTGAGGTGGAGTCTTTTAtccataaatatttttaaaaagccactCCCTATTGAAGTCCTACGACTTCATCAAACGTTATTTGAATTTATAACAGGAGTCAGTGGAGGCAGAGAAACCTTGCTGCCGTTGTGGTTTTCTACACCAGAAATGATCTTTTACATCTAATCTCACTATTTTTACGCTACAGTCACAAATTACATTACACAGTACTTTGATAATGGCCTTGTGTGGATAAGATGGgtcacattttcttcatttgttttctgtagtCAAGTTGTTTCTCATAACTGTTGAAAATACGTCAGAAACTGTTAGCTGGCTACCAGAGCACCAGCTTGGTCAGCCCATGTTTCTTTtggcaatattggatttttttcccactgCACTGTTGGCATTAAGAAGTGAATTCAGGTCAGTTAGAGGCAAATATACTTCCTCTGTACTGCACTGTAAAACATGACAATCAAATACCTTTTTTGTGGCTTGTGTTGCAATCAGAAGCATTTTGCTATTTGCATGCTGCAAATGACATTAAGTTAGCAAGTTTGCATTATTATTCTTTAATATGTTTCTCTTAACATttataaagatatatatttcaaaaacaggaacaaaagcCATGTGGTTACAGAGTagagagaaagcaaagacaGGCCTCCAGTGACCTTGTCAcagagctcctcctcctccttactTTATAACTGGTGTGACAGCTTCAAGTCAGCAGTGTGACCAATGTGGATGGATTGTTATCATTGCTGTTTTGTTTAGATGAAGTTAAAAGTGTGACTTTGTATATCGGTTTTTAACCCAACAGAcattaaagtgtaaaaatatacaTCAGAATCAGCAGTGAAAGAACAGAGGCGTTGTAGTGAAGCGactggaacaaacaaacaagaaacagcatcacaaataaaaccacataGACATCCTGTTAGGAGGGGGGGCAGGGGGAGAGAAGGGGGCGAGAAAACCGCTTAAGTAGAACAGTGTGAGAGCTTGACCAGAGCGGGAATTCAGAAGcgagacttttttttctttttctcattagtCATTCGGCTGTTACCGCTTGAAAACAGCTCACTGACTTGATGAGtttgagaggaagagagaaacagcaaacCTTTAAGTTTGAACAAAACATCCACCAAACCATACAAATATGTGATCATGAGTTTTTATCGTCTGAGTATGGCACCACTTTTTATTTCTAAGCATCAAAAAAGTGATCAAATCAAAACAGTGATCTAATTTTTATGAAGTTAAAGAAAGTTTTGACATATCCATTTGTATCAATCTATTTGCTGCATCCACGGCACCGGAGCATTCTGAACGAAGGGTAAAAGCAAGCTTTTTATGTCAGGCGACCACAACTAAACCTCCAGACACATCCCCCCGCGGGCGGATGGCCCATGCATGTTAAGAGCAAACAGGACACACCTTACAAGTGTCTGTCTCTGAAATGTTCAAATGCAGTTCAGCCTCTCTCTGTGGTGAATTCACTCAAAAAATAGTTTTGACGTCATGTCTTTCCAATTTTAGCTATTTAGTGGTCACAACAGTCTGTGTGTTATTTGAtcagttatatttattttaaaaaagcatcatGATGTAATATGAATTGACATCCTGTATACTGACATATGGAGGTGGACTGTTGCTCCCTACTGACGGAGAGCTTAACTGCACACAACTGTTGACATTGACTTCATCCACAACCAAAGATGTACAGTAGAAGGCAGCACAGTAAAGTCACACAAAACCATTGTAGCTTATACAGTGCATTAAttgtaaatgttcattttttagttcttttttttatcatcaattGGAGGTCATCATATATCAAACATCATTGATTTCACTGAGTTagatgtaaaaatgtagaaaccACTGCCACTGACATAGTGATATTTATTCTCCACTAgatccagaaaaaaaatccctttttaaATTCTAGTTttggttgggttttttttattataagaATAAACTTTTAATGGAGCAGTAAAGCATATGTATGATTTAAGATgatcaaacacattaaaaccacAAAAGCTGATCTCATGAaggatattaataataattggAATGAcatgagtcagagagagagcagcagcagtgcaggTTTTGGAAGGTTTGGTTTGATTCAACAGTAAACATCAGTCCAGGTCTGACACTCGCAGTCCAGAGTAAATCATCTCCTTCTCTGTGCTCCTCTGTCTCCTGCCCTTGCGTTGCCTTTTTTTGAAGTCCAGGGCCACGTACTGCAAAGCACCAGATTCCTCGTTCTGTTGGAAATAAGAAGACTAAATAATTATCATGGGATGCAAAACTTAAAAATTACACTGCAGTAACAGTGCAGTGCAAGATATGAATGTGTAGACCTAAATTTTATTTAAGAAAGGTAGTGGCAAACACAAAGGTTTTAAGGCCTTGaattaaaagaactgagagttggaGCAGACCTCatgttttctgggagtttgttcaagatatgtgatgcaataaaaactgaatactgcttctccatgtttagtttagACTTTGAGAACCTTTAAGAAAGGAAACCTGTCCCTGATGATGTGAGAGATCTGGATGGTTCATATTATAGCAGTATAGAGAAATGTATGTTGGCCCTGAACCgttcagtgttttttaaacCAAGCCAGTGCAAAGATGTGAGAACTGGATGTGATGTGATCCACCTTCTTGGTTGTAGTGAGGACTCTAGCCACAGcattctgaatcagctgcagctgtctgatcaatTACCATTACATCATCATCTTCCAAAAGATAAAAGCAATGACGGTTTTTTTCTAAATCTGGCTGAGACATAagttttttaattatatatttttcaagGTGATGGAAGGTCaattttgtaattgtcttaatgtggatGTTAGAAGTCTCCATAATGTAAGCAATTAAAGGTGTGGTAGAGGAAATTTTGAAATACCCAATCACTGTTTTGATCAAGATAGTTATTCAGTGATTTCATGGGACCATAGTCACACAGTAATATTTCTGAATAAATCTGTGTGTTGTCCACGTAGTTATGATTGTCTGCCCTGTACATTTAACAGTCCCCCCGGATGTGCCAGCGGAGTTCACGGCCCCCTCCCACTGCTGTTCAAGttcatgttctgtgtgtgtatgtgcagaaaatgttgaaaatgttttaataaaaacaaattgcaTTTTAGGCTGCTACATACAGAATGCAGGCTGTTCTGTTGGAACTCCGATGGTCGGCCCTACAGCTAGCTGTCCTCAGACTGCAGCAGGGAGTGGCAATGACAGCTTTGACTGTCATGCAGGCATTGGGGCTCATGGTGGCAGGCCATACAGTTGTTCCACTTAGGCTCCTGCACATGCGCCGCCTGCAATGGTGGTTCGCCAGCCTGCGCTTGGATCCCAAGAGGCACAAGCACCACTTGGTAAATTTTCCCCCATCAGTACAGGAGGACCTGCATCATTGGGGGTCTCCACAGCATCTGTTGGCAGGAACACCATTGGGTTGTGTTGTTCACACTTACATAACAGTGTTCACAGATGCATCCCTGACAGGGTGGGGGGGCACCTGGTGTGTGGCCTTCAGGGCAACTTCAGGCAGTGCTCCTGGTTCTCCAACACTTCCTGACTCTGGTTCAGGGGAGACACGTGTTGTTGAGAACAGACAACTGCATCACAGTTGCCTACATCAACAGGTGGGGTGGAGTCCACTCCACAGCCCTGTTGAAAATGGCGGAGAACCTGTTGATGTGGGCCTCAGAACACCTCCTGTCTCTGAGAGCCTACCACATTCTGGGTCTGGAGAACAGCGGCTGTCATCCTGATAGCCTGATAGCCAGGCTCCTGGGAGGGATAGGCTGATGGGGCTGGACTGTCTGCACAAGTTGTGCAGACTATCCAGGCAGTGAGAGCAGGATCTGCCTTTGCTTGCTACGAGGCAAAATGGTCAGGATTGCAATGCTGATGCAAGGAGAGGATTGGACCCCCTGAGATGTGCAGTAGGAGAAGTCCTCTCCTTTCAACAATATCTGGTGGTAAAGAGGCTGTCTCATGCCTCTGTTAAAAtgtatgcagcagctgtttcctcctgtcatgaggGTTTTGTCAACAGACCTGTCTTTGCCCACCCCCTCGTGAAACATTTCTTGTAGGGGGTTAGGAGACAACGGCCAGTGATGCGTGTCTCCGCCCCCCAGTTGGAACTACAAGTTGTCCTCGAGGCCCTAGTGAGTGATCCCTATGAGCCTCTGGATCACTCCTCTCTGAAGGCATTGTCATTCAAAACAGCCTTGCTGCTTGCGCTAACCTCAGCTAAGAGAGTGAGCAAGTTGGGCGCCCTGTCGGTTCACCCCAGCTGTTTGCTGGTGACCACAGTGGTTCTACTCTCAGACCGAACTCCTCCTTTGTTCCTAAGAACATTAGGAGCTCATTTAGGTTGAGAAGAATTCAGATAGAGAGAGAATGGCTGGTAAAGCCCTATCCAAGAAGTGCctagctagttggctttgtgAGTGCATCTCCAAAGCCTACAGGCAGGCGGATAAGGACCCCCCAACTGTGGTCCGAGTGCCACGCATGGCGTGGCAGCGTCTACAGCCTTGTTGTTGGGTAAGTGTCAAGGACATATGCATGGCGGCATCCTGGAGGAGGGAGCATGCTCACAATACAAAACTTTATCCTGGCTTGTCATGAGCACTCGGTCAGGTGGTGTAATGTAGGCCTATAGTATGACTATTCGGCTCCACCCAAGCTGTAGTATATGAAACTTACAGACTGATGTAGGGTTGTGTGGTTTGGTCAACATTTGATGAGGTTCAGAAATAGATGTCAGTTTATTAGGAGGGTAAGGTGTGTTCACTGTTCATAACCACAATTTTACACAGGATGTAATCACTTGATAATCATCTGACTCACACCTGATTAACAGTGTGAGTAATATACATCGCAGAGTAGTGAATTGTCATTAGTCTATTGTTCCTCATCACTGTACAGCAGTTTGATACTACAAACATAAAGCTGTCATTGAAGATATTTTCCTGCCCTAAAATTTCAAATGTTCAAACTGCAGCAAGGAACAGGGTTGATTTCTGAATGTATTGTACTTATACTTTCATAGTGTGTTTCAACCACAATGCACAATTTTCCAGTTTCATCTGTTGAGTTCGGTCACggtttaacaaagttaacactTGTGTGTGGTTTTGCAAATGCTGGgccttttttttatctcacatCTTTCCAGCATGGTAAAACACAAGCTGATACATGATGTGAAGTTAAATGAACCAATAagatctttaaaaatataactttaataagttattttgatgaaatattatTTCTTCATAAAAATCAGTAGACCTTTGTTGGTTGTGGTTATAATACAGAGACCTGAGGACCAGTCTTCCTGTTTACCACCACAATGGAAAATAACAAGCAGGGCATCAATACATGTCTATATTTGTATGCAAACACGCAGTACTTGAGACCATACTgcactctctcttcctgtcaaaCAACCAACGTGACCTCAGTAACATTGAAGAACTCCATCTAAACTCTAAACTCTAAACTTTACATTGAGATTGAAGgcagattaaataaataaaggaaaataaagaattatGTGAGAATTAAAACTCAGTGCAA
It encodes:
- the LOC137174275 gene encoding uncharacterized protein, producing the protein MMPLCILLVFLSQLCHVPAVHKISSVIQDSGVKTAKVGGNITLQCLCQENSVTFIFWYQQTLGGKPQLISSRMKHRTEAEISPEFKERFQVLAKSGESINHLIITDLRLSDSATYYCGILAFNAIEFGQGAFLHVKTSLSNIQAAVHQPSLQPLQSGDSANLSCTVHAKPCVGEQSFYWFRHGASQPAVIYPRTGQCKNISNEESVTKSCTLNLSIKSVSSSDAGIYYCALSSCGEIVFGNGTEIEIAGVSILLVYCLSVALAVFIIVLLVLVFIVHMLKKNLCSVCHGTVSHLTCSAASDVASQDANNLHYAALSLNRNSERHHREDNVESVCVYSKIKSKK